In Peptostreptococcaceae bacterium, the genomic window TATCCGACTGTATTATTGCCTTTTCAATATCTTTCATGCCGGTAGTATCGTAAGGTTGTACTACCAATAAGCGGGGTTCGGGAGAAGATACATTAGCTATTTGCTTAAGCGGCATGGTCGATCCATAGTAATCAACAGTAATGCGGTCAAGCAAAGAAGGATTTGCCCTTCCGGCACGAAAGGAATTCAATTCATCCTTTAATACACTTATAGTTTTTTTCATTTTTTTTTCGAAATCGTCATGCACTTGCACTCTCATATTAATCCTCCTTCACTATTGTTCCAATATTTTCACCCATTACTACATTATAAATATTGTCTGGATTGTCTAATCCGAAAACAATTATAGGGATATTGTTGTCCATACAAAGTGAAGTTGCTGTTGAATCCATAACTTTTAGACTCTTGCTCAACACTTCCTTGTAGGTCAGGTGACTGAATTTAACCGCATCGGGATTTTCATTCGGATCCGAATCATAAACACCGTCAACTGTTTTAGCGAGAAGTATTACCTCGGCTTCTATTTCAGCTGCTCTTAAGGCAGCTGTTGTATCTGTAGAAAAAAACGGATTGCCTGTTCCTGCGGAAAAAATAACCACCCTGTTCTTTTCCAAATGCCTTACAGCTTTTCTTCTGATGTAAGGTTCGGCTATTTGCCTCATTTCTATTGCCGTTTGTACCCTTGTCGATACTCCAATATTTTCAAGTGCATCCTGTAAAGCTAATCCATTTATTACTGTAGCCAGCATTCCCATATAATCGGCAGTTGAACGATCCATTCCCTTTCCAAACCGGCCTCTCCAGAAATTTCCTCCTCCAACAACAAGCGCTATTTCAAGGTCCATTTCCTTAAGTCTTTTGATTTGTCTAGCAATATCCATTACTACTGTTTCATTTATTCCGAAACCGTTTTCTCCAGCAAGAGCTTCTCCACTCAGTTTTAAGATAATCCTTTTATATTTTGGCTTCACAAAAAAACCCCCATAACATTATTTTCTACAAAGATGCAAAATAACCTTTATTTTTCAAAAAAAGGAGAACACCTTTATGTGCTCTCCTCATTATTTATTTGTTATTTATTTGGTTTGCAACCTCTTCAGCGAAATTTTCTTTTCTTTTTTCAATACCCTCGCCTACCACAAATCTAGCAAACCTTCTGATACTAAGTTTTTCGCCAATTTTTCCAATTAGCGTATTTAGAAGTGTCTGCATATCCATATCCGGATCTTTTATGAATGGCTGTTCCAAAAGACATACTTCTTTATAATATTTGCTTATTCTTCCTTCAACCATTTTATCAACTATTTTTTCGGGTTTGCCTTCATTAAGAGCTTGATTTCTTAAAACTTCCTTTTCTTTTTCAATTATTTCTTTAGAAATTTCATCTCTCGAAATAAATAAAGGATTTGATGCAGCAATTTGCATGGCTACATCTTTTGAAAAAGCTATGAAATCTTCATTTTTCGATACAAAATCGGTTTCAGAATTTATTTCAACCAAAACTCCAATTCTTCCACCATGTATATATGAAGTAACTAAGCCTTCGGCCGCTATTCTACCAGCTTTTTTAGCCGCTTTAGCGAGCCCTTTTTCCCTTAACACTTCTATTGCTTTAGCGATATTTCCATCAGCCTCTACAAGCGCATTTTTGCAGTCCATCATTCCTGCGCCTGATGTTTCTCTAACATCTTTAACCATTGCAGCCGTTACAGCAGCCATATTCAACATCTCCTTCTTAATTATCAAAATTTATTTATTATTCTTTAATTTCTTTCTCAACTGCGTCTTCAACAACATTTTCTTTTGCAACAACTGGTTCTTTTGCAACAACTGGTTCTTTTGCAGCAACTGGTTCTTTTGCAGCAACTGGTTCTTCTGCAGCAACTGGCTCTTCTGCAACAATTGGCTCTTCTGCAGCTTCTTCCATTTGCTCGCCTTGTTTTCCTTCAATAACAGCATTTGCTATAGTTGCAGTTATAAGTTTGACAGCTCTTATTGCATCATCGTTTCCGGGAATTATTAAATCTATTTCATCGGGATCACAGTTTGTGTCTACTATAGCAACAACCGGAATTCCTAATTTTTTTGCTTCAAGAATTGCAATCCGCTCTTTTCTTGGGTCAACAACATAAATAACATCAGGAATTCTTTTCATTGTTTTTATTCCGCTAAGGAATTTTTCCAATTTTTCCTGCTCGTGTTTAAGTTTAATTACTTCTTTTTTGGTAAGTAAATCGAATGTTCCGTCGCTCTCCATTTTTTCAAGTTGCAAAAGACGGTCAACCCTTTTTCTGATAGTGCTGAAGTTGGTAAGCATGCCCCCCAACCATCTTTGATTAACATAATACATTCCGCATCTTTTTGCTTCCTGCTCAATAGATTGCTGAGCCTGTTTCTTTGTTCCAACAAAAAGAATTGTTTTGTTGCCTGTTGTGTTTTCTTTTACAAAATCATAAGCTTTGTCAATCATTTTTACTGTTTTCTGCAAGTCGATGATGTAGATGCCGTTTCTTTCCGTAAAGATATATTCCGCCATCTTTGGATTCCATCTTCTTGTTTGGTGTCCGAAATGAACACCCGATTCGAGAAGCTGTTTCATTGATACTACTGTCATGAGTAAATCCTCCTTAGGTTTTTTCCTCCTCTTTGCCTATTTCGGACGACTTCTATCGAAGCACCTGTCCGCAAGAATGCAAAAAGTGTGTTTTTATGCCGTTGATAGTATACCATGTACGATTATTTAAAGCAATAAAGATAGACGGCATTAGCCGTCTATCTTTTGAGCTTTTCTAATTCTTCCGGCAACTTGTCATTCAATATTCTAATAAACGTCCCCTTCATCCCAAGCGATCTTGACTCAATCACGCCGGCACTTTCGAATTTACGCAATGCATTTACAATTACTGACCTTGTTATTCCCACTCTATCAGCGATTTTGCTTGCTACGAGCAATCCCTCATTCCCATCCAATTCAGCAAATATGTGTTCAATGGCTTCAAGTTCCGAATATGAAAGAGTCCCTACTGCCATTTGTACTACGGCTTTTTTTCTTGCTTCTTCTTCCATTTTCCCGCTATTGGATCTTAATATTTCCATGCCTACTATTGTTGCCGAATATTCAGCCAAAACAATGTCCTCTTCTTCAAACTTGCTGTTGTAACGTGCAAGCACGAATGTTCCAAGTCTTTCACCATTACCTATTATGGGAACAATTGTTACAAATTTGTCGAAACTTTCAATATCATACTTGAATACTTTTAGCAATTCATCCCCTGTAATATTGTATTTTGTATGTGTTATCTTTACCAATTCCTCATTATACTCGTCAGGGAATTTCTTTTGATCCGACTTTTCATCCGAAATAATTGAAGCATCGGATGCATCCGCAAGACTTACTCCAAGTATTTTACCCCTCTTGTTTGAAACATATACATTTGCATCTAAAATATCATTCAAAGTCTTGCAAAGTTCTGAAAACGAAACGGGAGCATCTGCCGATTGCTGCAATATTCTATTTAACTTCCTTGTTTTGTTCAATAAACTGCTGTCCATCATATTACCTCCTAAAGTTCTTATAAATATTATAACTGATTTGTTGGAAAATTTGAAACAATTATTATTCCAAACCTTTTTCTTTTACATAATCACATTTATCGTTTATACATTTAACGGATGTTTTTTTACCATTCCTTTTTTCAACTAATAGCGAATCGCATTTTGGGCATTTCTCATTCAACGGCTTATCCCATGTGGTAAAATCGCATTTGGGATAATTAAGGCAGCCATAAAATATGCGTCTTTTTTTTGTTTTTCTTTCAACGATATCGCCACCGCATTTTGGGCATTTCACCCCTGTTTTTATTACTATTGATTTGGTATTACTGCATTCAGGATAATTTGAACATGCTAAAAATCTCCCAAACCTGCCATGCTTTATTACCATTGGGCTTCCACATTTTTCGCAAATTTCATCTGTTTCTTCTGTAAGGTCAATTTTTTCTATTGCTTCATCTGCTGATTTCAACGTTATGGAAAACGGTATATAAAAATCTTCCACTACTTTACGCCAAGAAACTTCTTTTGCTTCGATTCTATCAAACTCAGCCTCCAGATTTGCAGTAAAGTCCACATCAACTATTTGTTTAAAGTAGTTTTCCATTATTTCATTTATCGTTATGCCCAATTCCGTTGGATAAAGAATCTTTTTATCTCTTCGCACATATCCTCTCGAAATTATTGTTGTTATCGTTGGCG contains:
- the rpsB gene encoding 30S ribosomal protein S2, which produces MTVVSMKQLLESGVHFGHQTRRWNPKMAEYIFTERNGIYIIDLQKTVKMIDKAYDFVKENTTGNKTILFVGTKKQAQQSIEQEAKRCGMYYVNQRWLGGMLTNFSTIRKRVDRLLQLEKMESDGTFDLLTKKEVIKLKHEQEKLEKFLSGIKTMKRIPDVIYVVDPRKERIAILEAKKLGIPVVAIVDTNCDPDEIDLIIPGNDDAIRAVKLITATIANAVIEGKQGEQMEEAAEEPIVAEEPVAAEEPVAAKEPVAAKEPVVAKEPVVAKENVVEDAVEKEIKE
- a CDS encoding UMP kinase gives rise to the protein MKPKYKRIILKLSGEALAGENGFGINETVVMDIARQIKRLKEMDLEIALVVGGGNFWRGRFGKGMDRSTADYMGMLATVINGLALQDALENIGVSTRVQTAIEMRQIAEPYIRRKAVRHLEKNRVVIFSAGTGNPFFSTDTTAALRAAEIEAEVILLAKTVDGVYDSDPNENPDAVKFSHLTYKEVLSKSLKVMDSTATSLCMDNNIPIIVFGLDNPDNIYNVVMGENIGTIVKED
- the codY gene encoding GTP-sensing pleiotropic transcriptional regulator CodY; protein product: MDSSLLNKTRKLNRILQQSADAPVSFSELCKTLNDILDANVYVSNKRGKILGVSLADASDASIISDEKSDQKKFPDEYNEELVKITHTKYNITGDELLKVFKYDIESFDKFVTIVPIIGNGERLGTFVLARYNSKFEEEDIVLAEYSATIVGMEILRSNSGKMEEEARKKAVVQMAVGTLSYSELEAIEHIFAELDGNEGLLVASKIADRVGITRSVIVNALRKFESAGVIESRSLGMKGTFIRILNDKLPEELEKLKR
- the tsf gene encoding translation elongation factor Ts; amino-acid sequence: MAAVTAAMVKDVRETSGAGMMDCKNALVEADGNIAKAIEVLREKGLAKAAKKAGRIAAEGLVTSYIHGGRIGVLVEINSETDFVSKNEDFIAFSKDVAMQIAASNPLFISRDEISKEIIEKEKEVLRNQALNEGKPEKIVDKMVEGRISKYYKEVCLLEQPFIKDPDMDMQTLLNTLIGKIGEKLSIRRFARFVVGEGIEKRKENFAEEVANQINNK